From Luteolibacter arcticus, one genomic window encodes:
- a CDS encoding PfkB family carbohydrate kinase: MSSPLPIVVGGTIAIDNVKTPFADETNLLGGSAAYAALAASFSGVPVHLIGIVGKDFPAPHLAMLEGRGISLDGVERSTGDSFTWSGEYFNNMNERTTHRVGLNVLESWQVKVPASAASAAFVVLANMSPDNQLQMLAQCQATERFVIADTMDLWIEIANERLHDVLKQLDLFVINDSEAREFTRTTNLLQAGRQLLAKGPRHVVIKLGEFGAMLFSANGGELQFFRSHAYPIEELADPTGAGDSFLGALAGYLAAKGSADPDFNSLRQAVVHGSVVASFTCESFSTRRLEELDATGLQTRLNHFRAITVW; the protein is encoded by the coding sequence GCTGCCTATGCCGCCCTGGCCGCCTCGTTTTCCGGCGTGCCGGTCCATCTCATCGGCATCGTCGGCAAAGATTTCCCGGCCCCGCACCTCGCCATGCTTGAAGGCCGCGGCATCTCCCTTGATGGCGTCGAGCGTTCGACCGGCGACTCCTTCACCTGGTCCGGCGAGTACTTCAACAACATGAACGAGCGCACGACCCACCGCGTCGGCCTCAATGTGCTTGAGAGCTGGCAGGTCAAGGTGCCGGCCAGCGCCGCTTCCGCCGCCTTCGTCGTGCTCGCGAACATGTCGCCGGACAACCAGCTCCAGATGCTGGCCCAGTGCCAAGCCACCGAGCGCTTTGTCATCGCCGATACCATGGACCTGTGGATCGAGATCGCCAACGAGCGCCTCCACGACGTTCTCAAGCAGCTCGACCTCTTTGTCATCAATGACAGCGAGGCCCGCGAGTTCACCCGCACCACCAATCTCCTCCAAGCCGGCCGCCAGCTCCTCGCCAAGGGCCCGCGCCACGTCGTCATCAAGCTCGGCGAATTCGGCGCCATGCTCTTCTCGGCGAATGGTGGCGAATTGCAATTTTTCCGCAGCCACGCCTACCCCATCGAAGAACTCGCCGATCCCACCGGAGCGGGCGACAGCTTCCTCGGCGCGCTGGCCGGCTACTTGGCTGCAAAGGGCTCCGCGGACCCGGATTTCAATAGCTTGCGGCAGGCCGTCGTCCACGGCTCGGTGGTCGCCTCCTTCACCTGCGAGTCCTTCTCGACTCGCCGTTTGGAAGAGCTGGATGCCACCGGTCTTCAAACGCGTTTGAACCACTTCCGAGCCATCACCGTTTGGTGA